From Cellulophaga lytica DSM 7489, a single genomic window includes:
- a CDS encoding aminotransferase class I/II-fold pyridoxal phosphate-dependent enzyme, with protein MTYVTTFPGRKINVDGSKKLYFGGTAYLGLQKHKKFLKTYLKNIKKYGTNYGASRKSNIKIDIYKKTENYLAKLVQSESCVTVSSGYLAGQLVCNYLKAKGHSLFYAPNSHTALHQNNSSNYASYSDLVTAVENHIKKSNTTPVVFLDSLDFYGLNYPYFKGLQQLPLQNIIVVADDSHTLGLPLNNGKGCYAQLNNLGVKELIVCSSLGKGFAVQAGAIFSTAKRIKELKTTAFFGGASPATPANIATLLSAQTIYKKRQQKLQNNIQLFLNGLNNKNLFSYMPNHAAFTYTDQKITAYLKKHNIIVTSFNYPEKDSPTMSRIVLSAHHKKKDINKIVTLINTLFTN; from the coding sequence ATGACATACGTTACTACATTTCCTGGTAGAAAAATTAATGTAGATGGTTCTAAAAAATTATATTTTGGCGGAACTGCTTATTTAGGGCTTCAAAAGCATAAAAAATTTTTAAAAACATACTTAAAAAACATTAAAAAGTATGGTACCAATTATGGAGCGTCTAGAAAATCTAATATTAAAATTGATATCTATAAAAAAACAGAAAATTACCTTGCTAAACTTGTACAAAGTGAATCTTGTGTAACTGTTTCTTCTGGCTATTTAGCAGGGCAGTTAGTTTGCAATTACCTTAAAGCAAAAGGACATAGTTTATTTTATGCGCCAAATTCTCACACCGCTCTACATCAAAACAACTCTAGCAATTATGCAAGTTATAGTGATTTAGTTACTGCAGTAGAAAATCATATTAAAAAATCTAATACTACTCCCGTAGTTTTTTTAGATAGTTTGGATTTTTATGGCTTAAACTACCCATATTTTAAAGGGTTGCAGCAATTACCATTGCAAAATATAATTGTTGTTGCAGATGACTCACACACACTTGGTCTACCTTTAAATAATGGCAAAGGTTGTTATGCACAACTAAATAATTTAGGTGTAAAAGAACTTATAGTATGTAGTTCACTTGGTAAAGGTTTTGCTGTGCAAGCAGGAGCTATTTTTAGCACAGCAAAAAGAATAAAAGAACTAAAAACCACTGCTTTTTTTGGAGGTGCTAGTCCTGCTACACCTGCAAATATTGCCACGCTATTATCCGCACAAACTATTTATAAAAAAAGACAACAAAAATTACAGAATAATATACAGCTTTTTTTAAACGGTTTAAATAACAAAAACTTGTTTAGTTATATGCCAAACCATGCAGCTTTTACGTATACTGATCAAAAAATAACAGCCTATTTAAAAAAACATAATATTATAGTTACAAGCTTTAATTACCCAGAAAAAGACTCGCCAACAATGAGCCGAATTGTACTAAGTGCACATCATAAAAAAAAGGATATTAATAAGATTGTTACACTTATTAATACCCTTTTTACTAATTAA
- a CDS encoding dipeptide epimerase, translating to MNLTLTKYVLPLKHTFSISRESHNFQDSMVVSLGLNDKVGYGEATANPYYKITFESMQQEIESIRTEIENYTFTTPEDFNQFLNKKHLSNFAICALDLAAHDLYGKILNKPLYKIWNTDNSSYPITNFTIGIDSIDNMVAKMKEQPWPIYKIKLGTDQDVAIVKELRKYSDAIFRIDANCAWTAEETISYAPELKKLGVEFLEQPLKADDWTGMEQVMHASVLPVIADESCIVESDVEQCGYHFNGINIKLTKCGGLTPALRMIKKGKELGLKVMVGCMTESSVGISAIAQLTPQLDYVDMDGAMLLSKDIAKGIKIEPNGNLIFPNTGGSGITLL from the coding sequence ATGAATTTAACCTTAACAAAGTATGTTCTTCCCCTAAAACATACATTTAGTATTTCTAGAGAGTCTCATAATTTTCAAGACAGTATGGTGGTAAGTCTTGGTTTAAATGATAAAGTTGGTTATGGTGAAGCTACAGCAAACCCGTACTACAAAATTACTTTTGAGAGTATGCAACAAGAAATTGAAAGCATACGAACAGAAATTGAGAACTATACTTTTACCACGCCTGAAGATTTTAATCAATTTTTAAATAAAAAACACTTAAGCAACTTTGCTATTTGTGCACTAGATTTAGCTGCACACGATTTGTATGGTAAAATTTTAAACAAGCCTTTGTATAAAATATGGAATACAGATAATAGCTCCTACCCTATTACAAATTTTACTATTGGTATAGATAGTATAGATAATATGGTTGCAAAAATGAAAGAACAGCCTTGGCCTATTTACAAAATAAAACTAGGCACAGACCAAGATGTTGCCATTGTAAAAGAGCTAAGAAAATATTCTGATGCCATTTTTAGGATAGATGCTAATTGCGCATGGACTGCAGAAGAAACCATAAGTTACGCACCAGAACTTAAAAAATTAGGTGTAGAGTTTTTGGAGCAACCCTTAAAAGCTGATGATTGGACGGGTATGGAACAAGTAATGCACGCTAGTGTATTGCCCGTTATTGCTGATGAAAGCTGTATTGTAGAATCTGACGTAGAGCAATGTGGTTACCATTTTAATGGTATAAACATAAAACTAACCAAATGTGGCGGACTAACCCCTGCACTTAGAATGATAAAAAAAGGAAAAGAACTTGGGTTAAAAGTTATGGTTGGTTGTATGACAGAGTCATCTGTTGGTATTTCTGCAATAGCACAACTAACACCACAATTAGATTATGTAGATATGGATGGTGCTATGCTTTTGAGTAAAGACATTGCAAAAGGGATAAAAATAGAACCAAACGGAAACTTAATTTTTCCTAATACAGGAGGTTCTGGTATTACATTATTATAA
- a CDS encoding head GIN domain-containing protein gives MATLSKITIAVVLSLLFTSCSFNIGSGKKGNGVLTEQSRDVATSFERISASEGINVYVTQAKEFSIRVEADENVIDLIGTDIKDGKLKIHAIENIGRATKNVHVTLPVVTALYSSSGAELISESQIETNEIDLNASSGADIQIALVANSVNADCSSGADIKLSGKTNNLTVNASSGSDIDAYELKTKTCDADASSGADISVDVSDSLIADASSGADIKYSGTATVKKNKSSSGSVKKR, from the coding sequence ATGGCAACACTATCTAAAATTACAATTGCAGTAGTATTAAGTTTACTATTTACTTCTTGTTCGTTTAACATAGGAAGCGGCAAAAAAGGAAACGGAGTATTAACAGAGCAAAGCAGAGATGTAGCAACAAGTTTTGAGCGTATTTCTGCATCAGAAGGTATTAATGTATATGTTACACAAGCTAAAGAATTTAGTATACGTGTAGAGGCAGATGAAAATGTTATAGACCTTATTGGTACAGATATTAAAGACGGTAAACTTAAAATACACGCTATAGAAAATATTGGCAGAGCTACAAAAAACGTACACGTTACATTACCTGTAGTTACTGCACTATACAGCTCTAGTGGAGCAGAATTAATTTCAGAATCTCAGATAGAGACTAATGAAATAGATTTAAATGCCAGTAGCGGTGCAGATATACAAATAGCTTTAGTTGCTAACTCTGTAAATGCTGATTGTAGCAGTGGAGCAGATATTAAGTTAAGTGGTAAAACAAACAACCTAACTGTAAATGCTAGTAGCGGGTCTGATATTGATGCTTATGAACTAAAAACAAAAACCTGTGATGCAGATGCTAGTAGCGGCGCAGATATTAGTGTAGATGTGTCTGACTCTTTAATAGCTGATGCAAGTAGTGGTGCAGATATTAAGTACAGTGGTACTGCTACAGTTAAAAAGAATAAATCTTCATCTGGCAGCGTAAAAAAGAGATAA
- a CDS encoding PspC domain-containing protein, producing MNKTININLANLFFHIDEDAYRKLDTYLKAIKQSLNNGPGSDEIISDIEARIAELFQEKIKNEQQVITKTDVEDVIAVMGQPEDYRVDEEIFEDEEPTSKSRTKKLYRDTDNKYIGGISAGMAHYLGINPWWVRLLWVVLTLATFSGFIVIYILLLFLIPEAKTTSQKLDMRGESINISNIERTVKESFDTVTNKVKNADYNKANHKIKSGIQTFFDAIGTFFSFIFKSIGKVIGLFLILVGGSVVIGTFIGLFIAGFSDAFVVNNTPLYNLINTSNSPIWLISMLVFFAIAIPFFFLLYLGLKIVVSNLKSIGTIAKLTLLGVWLAAIIGLTIITIKQATANMYKGSINKTEQLNFTKPLDTIYIGTRSSKNYDRPENFRINGMTFTTDENGKKLLLDNDFRFDIVRSDTDIAKIKIQKVSQGSSFDEARERAKTIEYNYQVLENRVILDNFLSLDPNGKFRDQEVNITLYIPKNVIVKFDFNTDTNRIGWHTSYKEEIYRSDVKNYTWRMNKQGVLECLDCINDEIDEDNNDDDDENSNKNSELILDEEGVNIKINANENSLNIKIDENGARIESSNN from the coding sequence ATGAATAAGACTATAAATATAAACTTGGCTAACTTATTCTTTCATATAGACGAAGATGCTTATCGTAAACTAGACACCTATTTAAAAGCTATAAAACAATCTTTAAACAATGGCCCTGGTAGTGATGAAATTATTTCTGACATAGAAGCAAGAATAGCAGAACTTTTTCAGGAAAAAATTAAAAACGAACAGCAAGTAATTACTAAAACAGATGTAGAAGATGTTATTGCTGTTATGGGGCAACCTGAAGATTACCGTGTAGATGAAGAAATTTTTGAAGACGAAGAGCCTACATCAAAATCTAGAACCAAAAAGCTTTACAGAGATACAGACAATAAGTATATTGGTGGTATATCTGCCGGTATGGCACATTATTTAGGTATTAACCCTTGGTGGGTTCGTCTACTGTGGGTAGTGCTTACTTTAGCTACTTTTAGTGGTTTTATTGTAATATATATATTACTATTATTTTTAATTCCAGAAGCTAAAACAACCTCGCAAAAATTAGATATGCGTGGCGAGTCTATAAATATTAGTAATATAGAACGTACCGTTAAAGAAAGTTTTGATACCGTAACTAATAAAGTAAAAAATGCAGATTACAACAAGGCCAATCATAAAATTAAGTCTGGCATACAAACTTTTTTTGATGCCATTGGCACGTTTTTTAGCTTTATTTTTAAAAGCATAGGTAAAGTCATAGGGTTGTTTTTAATTTTAGTTGGCGGATCTGTAGTTATAGGTACATTTATTGGGCTTTTTATAGCAGGTTTTTCAGATGCTTTTGTAGTTAACAACACACCTCTTTATAACCTAATAAACACCTCTAATTCGCCAATTTGGTTAATTTCTATGCTTGTATTTTTTGCTATAGCAATTCCATTTTTCTTTTTACTTTATTTAGGATTAAAAATTGTAGTATCTAACCTTAAATCTATTGGTACAATTGCCAAATTAACGTTACTTGGTGTTTGGCTTGCCGCTATTATTGGCTTAACAATTATTACCATAAAACAAGCTACCGCAAATATGTATAAAGGTAGTATTAATAAAACAGAGCAATTAAATTTTACAAAGCCTCTAGACACTATTTACATTGGCACCAGAAGTAGTAAAAATTATGACAGACCAGAGAATTTTAGAATTAACGGAATGACATTTACTACAGATGAAAATGGTAAAAAGCTTTTATTAGATAATGATTTTAGGTTTGACATTGTAAGGTCTGATACTGACATTGCAAAAATTAAAATACAAAAAGTATCTCAAGGTAGTTCTTTTGATGAAGCAAGAGAAAGAGCAAAAACTATAGAGTATAATTATCAAGTTTTAGAAAATAGAGTAATTCTAGATAACTTTTTATCACTAGATCCTAATGGTAAATTTAGAGATCAGGAGGTAAACATTACCCTTTACATTCCTAAAAATGTTATTGTTAAGTTTGATTTTAATACAGATACAAACAGAATAGGATGGCATACATCATACAAAGAAGAAATATACAGGTCTGATGTTAAAAATTATACTTGGCGTATGAACAAGCAAGGTGTTTTAGAGTGCCTAGACTGTATTAATGACGAAATTGATGAAGATAATAATGATGATGATGACGAAAACAGCAATAAAAATTCAGAGTTAATATTAGATGAAGAAGGTGTAAACATTAAAATTAATGCAAACGAAAACTCTTTAAATATTAAAATAGATGAAAACGGTGCACGTATAGAATCTTCAAACAATTAA
- a CDS encoding PadR family transcriptional regulator, with amino-acid sequence MKIENTKAQMRKGVLEYCILSILKGEDKYTSEILSTLKDAKMLVVEGTIYPLLTRLKNAGLLTYRWEESTSGPPRKYYALTKTGEEFLTELNTTWDELRNAVNLVTNSKKTNNE; translated from the coding sequence ATGAAGATAGAAAACACAAAGGCACAAATGCGCAAAGGTGTTTTAGAGTATTGCATTCTTTCTATATTAAAGGGAGAAGACAAATATACCTCTGAAATTCTTTCTACGTTAAAAGATGCCAAAATGCTAGTTGTAGAAGGCACTATTTACCCATTATTAACAAGACTAAAAAACGCTGGTTTACTTACGTATCGTTGGGAAGAGTCTACCTCTGGACCACCAAGAAAATACTACGCCCTTACAAAAACAGGAGAAGAATTTTTAACCGAATTAAACACCACCTGGGACGAGCTCAGAAATGCCGTAAACCTAGTTACCAACTCAAAAAAAACGAACAATGAATAA
- a CDS encoding DUF4442 domain-containing protein, whose protein sequence is MAKSTLKYNVFNFFKLPSAWWCGVRLKHIDEKKAVVTVKHRWFNQNPFNSMFWAVQGMAAEYATGIMVIDQIEKSGRKISMLVASNNATFTKKATGRITFTCEDGHLIEDAIKKTIATGEGQIFTMKSVGVNTDGVVVSTFNFDWTVRLKK, encoded by the coding sequence ATGGCAAAAAGCACATTAAAATACAACGTATTTAATTTTTTTAAGTTACCATCTGCTTGGTGGTGCGGAGTACGTTTAAAGCATATTGATGAAAAAAAAGCAGTAGTTACTGTAAAGCATAGATGGTTTAACCAAAACCCATTTAACTCTATGTTTTGGGCAGTACAAGGTATGGCGGCAGAGTATGCAACAGGAATAATGGTTATAGACCAAATTGAAAAAAGTGGTAGAAAAATATCTATGCTTGTAGCAAGCAATAATGCAACTTTTACAAAAAAAGCTACAGGTAGAATTACTTTTACTTGTGAAGATGGCCACTTAATTGAAGATGCAATTAAAAAAACTATTGCAACAGGAGAAGGGCAAATATTTACAATGAAATCTGTTGGTGTTAATACAGATGGAGTGGTGGTTTCTACTTTTAATTTTGACTGGACAGTGCGTTTAAAGAAATAA
- a CDS encoding TIGR00266 family protein, giving the protein MNAHEIDYHVYGEEMQYVEIELDPQEAVVAEAGSFMMMDTDIKMDTIFGDGSNQDTSVLGKIFSAGKRMLTGESLFMTAFLNIGANKRKVSFASPYPGKILPIDLSEKNGKFICQKDAFLCAAKGVSVGIEFSRKLGRGLFGGEGFIMQKLEGDGMAFVHAGGTMAKKVLAAGEVLKVDTGCIVGFSQTINYDVEFVGGIKNTVFGGEGLFFATLRGPGTVYIQSLPFSRLAGRVLASVPKGGKDRGEGSLLGGLGDLLDGDNRF; this is encoded by the coding sequence ATGAATGCACACGAAATAGATTACCATGTTTATGGAGAAGAAATGCAGTATGTAGAAATAGAATTAGACCCGCAAGAAGCTGTTGTAGCAGAAGCTGGTAGTTTTATGATGATGGATACTGATATAAAAATGGATACCATTTTTGGAGATGGCTCTAACCAAGATACTAGTGTTTTGGGTAAAATTTTTTCAGCAGGAAAGCGAATGTTAACTGGTGAAAGTTTATTTATGACAGCCTTTTTAAATATTGGAGCAAATAAAAGAAAAGTAAGTTTTGCTTCTCCTTATCCCGGAAAAATATTACCAATAGATTTATCTGAAAAAAATGGAAAATTTATTTGTCAAAAAGATGCTTTCTTGTGCGCAGCTAAGGGAGTGTCTGTTGGTATAGAATTTTCTAGAAAACTTGGTCGTGGTCTTTTTGGCGGCGAAGGTTTTATAATGCAAAAGTTAGAAGGAGACGGAATGGCATTTGTACACGCAGGCGGCACTATGGCTAAAAAAGTATTGGCTGCAGGTGAAGTTTTAAAGGTAGATACAGGTTGTATTGTAGGCTTTTCACAAACCATTAATTATGATGTTGAGTTTGTAGGCGGAATTAAGAATACTGTTTTTGGCGGCGAAGGGTTATTTTTTGCAACACTACGTGGGCCAGGTACTGTTTATATACAATCTTTACCATTTAGCAGACTAGCTGGCCGTGTATTAGCTTCGGTTCCTAAAGGCGGAAAAGATAGGGGAGAAGGTAGTTTGTTAGGAGGTTTAGGAGATCTTTTAGATGGTGATAATAGGTTTTAG
- a CDS encoding D-alanyl-D-alanine carboxypeptidase/D-alanyl-D-alanine-endopeptidase encodes MTYNTIFYKNYRSFLYCIILMFLVGCASSKQKISKNTNTIISNSLLKNHFIGIKVYDPVSNKTIFEKNSTKYFTPASNTKIFTLYTALKLLPEYSPLLKYSIKDNITYIQGTGNPITLHPYFKDSTAIRFLKKQKNIALHLNNFTSDKFGGGWAWEDFDTYFSPERSAFPLYGNVLSIYKKGYLTTYPKYFNDSIQVTPFNFKRDLVKNTFYVNPNLNDTLEIPFKTGNTLTKALLEKVTTKKINISNIPITADKTTLYGIATDSIAQRMMYVSDNFLAEQLLVMASSTLSDTLNVNKAIKHILTTDLADLQQQPRWVDGSGLSRYNLFTPTSFVHVLNKMYHEVPRNRLLSLFPVGGESGTLKNWYKGNPTPYIYAKSGSLGNNYSLSGYLITKSGKTLIFSFMNNHFKTKTSDVKKEMQTVLELIRDTY; translated from the coding sequence ATGACCTACAATACCATATTTTACAAGAACTACAGAAGTTTTCTTTATTGTATAATTTTGATGTTTTTGGTTGGTTGTGCTAGTAGTAAACAAAAAATTTCAAAAAACACTAATACTATAATTAGTAACAGTCTTTTAAAAAATCACTTTATAGGTATAAAAGTTTATGACCCAGTGAGCAACAAAACTATTTTTGAAAAAAATAGCACCAAATATTTTACACCTGCCAGTAATACAAAAATATTTACGCTTTATACTGCCTTAAAATTACTGCCAGAGTATAGCCCTTTATTAAAATATAGTATAAAAGACAATATCACATACATACAAGGTACCGGAAACCCTATAACATTACATCCTTATTTTAAGGATAGCACAGCTATACGTTTTTTAAAAAAACAGAAAAACATTGCTTTACACCTAAACAATTTTACATCAGACAAGTTTGGTGGCGGATGGGCTTGGGAAGATTTTGATACCTATTTTTCTCCAGAACGTAGTGCTTTTCCTTTATACGGTAATGTACTAAGTATATATAAAAAAGGATATTTAACTACATACCCTAAGTATTTTAATGATAGTATACAGGTTACACCTTTTAATTTTAAAAGAGATTTAGTAAAAAATACATTTTATGTAAACCCCAATTTAAATGATACTTTAGAAATTCCGTTTAAAACTGGTAATACACTTACAAAAGCGTTATTAGAAAAAGTAACTACTAAAAAAATAAACATTAGCAATATCCCAATAACTGCAGATAAAACTACACTTTACGGTATAGCTACAGATAGTATTGCACAGCGTATGATGTATGTAAGCGATAATTTTTTAGCTGAACAATTATTAGTTATGGCATCTAGTACTTTGTCTGACACCTTAAATGTAAACAAGGCAATAAAACATATTTTAACAACAGATTTAGCAGATTTGCAACAGCAACCACGTTGGGTAGATGGCTCTGGACTCTCTAGATACAATTTATTTACACCAACATCTTTTGTGCACGTATTAAATAAAATGTATCATGAGGTTCCTAGAAATAGATTGTTATCTTTATTTCCTGTTGGTGGCGAATCTGGAACCCTAAAAAACTGGTATAAAGGCAACCCAACACCATACATTTATGCAAAATCTGGTAGTTTAGGTAACAACTATAGTTTAAGTGGCTACCTAATTACCAAATCTGGTAAAACATTAATTTTTAGCTTTATGAACAACCATTTTAAGACAAAAACTTCTGATGTAAAAAAAGAAATGCAAACTGTTTTAGAATTAATAAGAGATACGTATTAA
- a CDS encoding LysR substrate-binding domain-containing protein → MTITQLQYVLAVAKYQNFTLAAEKSFVTQPTLSMQVQKLEDELDIQIFDRSKKPISITEVGKKIVEQAKNIVNEADRIKDIVDQEKGFIGGEYVLGIIPTIMPTLLPMFLKAFISKFPKVNLVIKEQNTDTLIRNLQDGQIDAAIAATPLEIEFIKEKPLYYEPFVGYIPKQHRLANIEKLTPQDLDIDDVLLLQDGHCFRDGVINLCKSPKNNVVDHFRLQSGSFETLINLSNEGLGMTLLPFLNTLELDSKKKENLKHFEAPSPAREVSLIYHKKELKIQITNALHDVITSVVRGAIAFQDVKIISPVNNK, encoded by the coding sequence ATGACAATAACTCAACTACAGTATGTATTGGCAGTTGCCAAATACCAAAACTTTACGCTTGCCGCAGAAAAAAGCTTTGTTACACAACCTACTTTAAGTATGCAGGTACAAAAGTTAGAAGATGAGCTAGACATTCAGATTTTTGACAGAAGTAAAAAACCAATTTCTATAACAGAAGTTGGAAAAAAAATAGTAGAACAAGCAAAAAATATTGTAAACGAAGCAGACCGTATTAAAGATATTGTAGACCAAGAAAAAGGATTTATAGGTGGTGAATATGTTTTAGGTATTATACCTACCATTATGCCTACACTACTACCAATGTTTTTAAAGGCATTTATTTCTAAGTTTCCTAAGGTAAACTTAGTAATTAAAGAACAAAATACAGACACTCTTATTAGAAATTTACAAGACGGGCAAATAGATGCTGCAATAGCTGCTACTCCTTTAGAAATAGAGTTTATAAAAGAAAAACCGCTGTACTATGAGCCATTTGTTGGGTACATACCTAAACAACACAGGCTAGCTAATATAGAAAAGCTAACACCACAAGATTTAGATATTGATGATGTTTTATTATTGCAAGATGGCCATTGCTTTAGAGACGGTGTTATAAACCTTTGTAAGTCGCCTAAAAATAATGTTGTAGATCATTTTAGATTACAAAGTGGAAGTTTTGAAACCTTAATAAACTTATCTAATGAAGGTTTAGGAATGACTTTATTACCTTTTTTAAACACTCTTGAATTAGATAGCAAAAAGAAAGAAAATTTAAAGCATTTTGAAGCTCCGTCTCCTGCAAGAGAAGTTAGTTTAATTTACCATAAAAAAGAACTTAAAATACAAATTACCAATGCACTTCATGATGTTATTACAAGTGTGGTACGTGGTGCAATTGCTTTTCAGGATGTAAAAATTATTAGTCCAGTTAATAACAAATAA
- a CDS encoding Dps family protein has product MELNSIGLEVEKAKELNSKLNVLLSSFQVYYQNLRGVHWNIRGRRFFDLHMKFEELYTDANEKVDMIAERILTLGGKPLHTFEDYMSISKLPVGKNISVDVEAIKLIVNSLKELLVIERDLLELSDDANDEGTNSLMSDFIAEQEKTIWMMNAWLEE; this is encoded by the coding sequence ATGGAATTAAACAGTATAGGATTAGAAGTAGAAAAAGCTAAAGAGCTAAACAGTAAATTAAATGTTTTATTATCTAGTTTTCAGGTTTATTACCAAAATTTAAGAGGTGTTCACTGGAATATTAGAGGTAGACGTTTTTTTGATTTACATATGAAATTTGAGGAGTTATATACAGATGCAAATGAAAAAGTAGATATGATTGCAGAGCGTATTTTAACCCTAGGAGGTAAGCCCTTGCATACATTTGAAGATTATATGTCTATATCTAAATTGCCTGTTGGTAAAAATATATCTGTAGATGTAGAAGCTATAAAATTAATTGTAAACTCTTTAAAAGAGTTATTAGTTATTGAGCGCGATTTATTAGAGCTTTCTGATGATGCTAATGATGAAGGAACAAACTCTTTAATGAGCGATTTTATTGCTGAACAAGAAAAAACAATTTGGATGATGAATGCTTGGTTAGAAGAATAG
- a CDS encoding DUF2141 domain-containing protein, whose protein sequence is MRTLGLLLALFFTSIIATAQAKTETFTITVTIDNVLNDDGTVMAGLHSSETFMRGRGLQDKITTIKDGKVTIVFKDVKPGEYAILAMHDENNNKKMDREANGMPKESYCISGSPTPYGPPTFSEAKFNVVDTDLEFALRF, encoded by the coding sequence ATGAGAACTTTAGGATTACTTTTAGCATTATTTTTTACAAGCATTATAGCAACAGCTCAAGCCAAAACAGAAACATTTACAATTACCGTTACAATAGACAACGTTTTAAATGATGACGGCACAGTTATGGCTGGTTTACACTCTTCAGAAACTTTTATGAGAGGACGAGGACTGCAAGATAAAATTACCACTATAAAAGATGGCAAGGTAACAATAGTTTTTAAAGATGTTAAACCTGGTGAGTATGCTATTTTAGCAATGCATGATGAAAACAATAACAAAAAAATGGACAGAGAGGCCAATGGTATGCCTAAAGAAAGCTATTGCATTTCTGGATCACCAACTCCATACGGTCCACCAACATTTTCTGAAGCCAAATTTAATGTAGTAGATACAGATTTAGAGTTTGCACTTAGGTTCTAG
- a CDS encoding metallophosphoesterase → MIIINRQPLLFKLVVFVFLATQTMSCASDSNNDSSEPNEDPKTIEPVIFTAIGDVPYNDFQRDSLPKVIAAHNAKAKSSFVIHVGDIKPGAEACTEDVYVDVSNLLKQFTAPTFIVLGDNEYNDCTNPEQGLAYWNKHFLKFNTNWSFSPTITYQQKRPENFSWIQNKVLFLGINIVGSNVHNQTEWETRLTDDANWVQQHLQAEKDNVNAVVVFGHANITEGDATKFNTFTNVFRSSAAEFNKPILYLQGDGHVWFTNKPWPEKNITRVQIDGGHRAVEVTVDPNKSNPFSYNRSFLD, encoded by the coding sequence ATGATAATCATTAACCGCCAACCTTTATTATTTAAACTCGTAGTATTTGTATTTTTAGCAACACAAACTATGTCTTGCGCTAGTGACTCTAACAATGATAGTAGTGAACCAAATGAAGACCCAAAAACTATAGAACCAGTTATTTTTACTGCTATTGGTGATGTGCCTTATAATGATTTTCAAAGAGATTCTTTACCCAAAGTAATTGCAGCACATAATGCAAAAGCTAAATCTAGTTTTGTAATTCACGTTGGAGATATAAAGCCAGGCGCAGAGGCTTGTACAGAAGATGTGTATGTAGATGTAAGCAACCTTTTAAAGCAATTTACGGCCCCTACTTTTATTGTTTTAGGTGATAATGAATATAACGACTGTACAAACCCAGAACAAGGTTTAGCCTATTGGAACAAACACTTTTTAAAATTTAATACAAACTGGAGCTTTAGCCCTACTATTACCTACCAACAAAAACGCCCAGAAAATTTTAGTTGGATACAGAATAAAGTTCTTTTTTTAGGTATTAATATAGTAGGTAGTAATGTGCACAACCAAACCGAATGGGAAACAAGGTTAACAGATGATGCCAATTGGGTGCAACAACACCTGCAAGCAGAAAAAGACAATGTAAATGCTGTTGTTGTTTTTGGACACGCAAATATTACTGAAGGAGACGCAACAAAGTTTAATACTTTTACTAATGTATTTAGAAGCAGTGCAGCTGAGTTTAACAAACCTATACTTTATTTGCAAGGAGACGGACACGTTTGGTTTACCAACAAACCTTGGCCAGAAAAAAATATTACACGCGTACAAATAGATGGCGGACACAGAGCTGTAGAAGTAACCGTAGATCCAAACAAAAGCAATCCGTTTAGCTACAACCGTTCTTTTTTAGATTAA